A window from Mesotoga infera encodes these proteins:
- a CDS encoding ABC transporter ATP-binding protein, translating to MFELKEVALIYETKKQALAALKSTDLKIEKGEEVGIFGPSGSGKSSLLFIMSTLKEPSRGEVKYEGKELTALTPSAKAELRRKEFGFVFQEHFLINHLTVRENILLPLKEKRGARKRLEEITTALGLNELLKRFPYELSLGQSQRVAVARALIAGPKVVFADEPTASLDDENGSRVIELLKSYCSKSGATLILVSHSFEIIGDFRRRLKVENGQVYEVGVNA from the coding sequence ATGTTCGAATTGAAAGAAGTCGCATTGATATATGAGACGAAGAAGCAGGCTCTGGCGGCGCTCAAATCGACAGACCTCAAGATAGAGAAGGGAGAAGAAGTTGGGATATTCGGCCCTTCGGGTTCTGGAAAGTCATCGCTTCTCTTCATTATGAGCACACTTAAGGAGCCAAGTCGTGGAGAAGTCAAATACGAAGGCAAGGAGCTTACGGCTCTTACTCCTTCCGCAAAAGCCGAACTCCGGCGCAAAGAGTTCGGATTTGTGTTTCAAGAGCACTTCTTGATAAACCATTTGACTGTAAGGGAGAACATTCTGCTCCCCCTAAAAGAAAAACGAGGAGCAAGAAAGAGGCTCGAAGAAATCACTACTGCGCTTGGATTGAACGAACTTCTCAAACGATTCCCATATGAGCTCTCGCTTGGGCAGAGTCAGAGGGTTGCAGTGGCAAGAGCATTGATAGCCGGTCCGAAGGTTGTTTTCGCCGATGAACCGACCGCTTCCCTGGATGATGAAAATGGTAGCAGGGTAATAGAGCTCTTGAAGTCTTATTGTTCTAAGTCCGGTGCGACTCTGATACTCGTTTCTCATTCATTTGAGATCATCGGTGATTTCAGAAGAAGACTCAAAGTGGAGAATGGTCAGGTCTATGAGGTTGGTGTGAATGCTTAA
- a CDS encoding FtsX-like permease family protein — protein sequence MLKYMWLYLRRRPGRILVFIFVVALGVSMSLVISSIFLSFGETRSRIAKINESWITVQYLSESGRDESIDNSLIEIFEDVFGLSDVIPVDIAYLGYNLFGSARANFPVYGIKQTEISRMLQESNGYISEGTVFSPGTNEIIVSDSFLKASDVGLDSVYEEESEMASEGLYTVVGSLAGSSVFGLGPSGISRGDGLFGFLVFSEGGFLIAVENELRSRVVGEELSVSIRGPVSSRETLERQYASYYLGVFLTNLFVSLVFIVALTMLNSVSIRERRKEYAILAAIGHSPKNLKIRLFMESLYQGTAGWILGLLAGRAVLSLFEDRFFTPNGLYLGDSTISSICTLFIPFTTIVLSQILIGRHLRRDLVGLLKSSEERLGLLKNRFRNVGLPWLQFPLRSDGYKSLFVNIIAFAALVTVFGSLLSSLTGTVRESGWLFDRRSYIQTSELEKFTLPEEISLKSTSVLPADLLELDVKLMFGATKLFIPVVSAEHSRLLPILGENPVAGTLYVSRGLFDLIVNGSVRGLDYSSMEVLPNLESLAGVLVEDRIKSEGLLVSYDDRNLAGEIRRFASEAGQVEVVDRKTFELKIRAETQFMGLISSIIIYLQFFVVMIIGVVTVTRVILARRSEISIRNILGQSRDEIGLLFFGELVLVLSIGAATGYLLTTLCWQIFRSLFLQGLYVSSIIVPETLYRISLMTVIVLLVGVITARCMISKQDPISIIER from the coding sequence ATGCTTAAGTACATGTGGTTATACCTGAGAAGAAGGCCGGGCAGAATTCTGGTCTTCATATTCGTTGTCGCTCTAGGTGTATCGATGAGCCTTGTGATCAGCTCAATCTTTCTGTCCTTCGGAGAGACGAGAAGCAGGATAGCAAAGATCAACGAGAGCTGGATTACGGTGCAGTATCTCTCTGAAAGTGGAAGAGATGAATCAATTGACAATAGTCTTATCGAGATTTTCGAAGACGTATTTGGTCTTTCAGATGTTATCCCCGTAGATATAGCCTATCTCGGCTACAACCTTTTCGGAAGCGCAAGAGCCAATTTCCCCGTTTATGGAATAAAGCAGACGGAGATATCTCGGATGCTGCAAGAGAGCAATGGCTACATCTCAGAAGGGACGGTATTTTCCCCAGGGACAAACGAAATCATTGTATCCGACTCATTTCTGAAGGCCTCGGACGTCGGTCTGGACAGTGTCTATGAGGAAGAATCTGAAATGGCAAGCGAGGGCCTATACACCGTGGTTGGATCTCTTGCAGGATCCTCTGTATTCGGCCTGGGGCCGTCTGGAATTTCGAGGGGAGATGGGTTATTTGGCTTTCTGGTATTCTCTGAAGGTGGTTTCCTAATAGCAGTCGAAAACGAACTGAGATCAAGGGTCGTCGGAGAAGAGCTTTCGGTTTCGATTAGGGGGCCTGTTTCTTCCAGAGAGACTCTTGAGAGGCAGTACGCAAGCTACTACTTGGGAGTCTTCTTGACAAATCTCTTTGTCTCTCTGGTCTTCATAGTAGCTCTTACAATGCTTAATTCGGTGAGCATTCGTGAAAGAAGAAAAGAGTATGCTATTCTTGCCGCCATAGGGCATTCACCCAAGAATTTGAAAATAAGACTATTTATGGAGTCGCTTTATCAGGGGACTGCTGGCTGGATTCTGGGACTCCTTGCGGGTAGAGCTGTTCTTTCACTATTCGAAGATCGCTTTTTCACGCCCAATGGTCTTTATCTAGGCGACAGTACCATATCATCTATCTGCACGTTATTCATACCGTTTACTACGATTGTTCTATCTCAGATACTGATAGGGAGACATCTCAGAAGAGATCTCGTCGGTCTTCTTAAGAGCTCTGAAGAAAGATTAGGTCTGCTCAAGAATAGATTCAGGAATGTCGGTTTGCCCTGGCTCCAATTTCCGTTGAGGAGCGACGGCTACAAATCTCTTTTTGTGAATATCATCGCGTTTGCCGCGCTGGTGACTGTTTTTGGTTCACTTCTATCTTCGTTGACGGGCACTGTTCGAGAGAGCGGCTGGTTATTCGATCGTCGTTCCTATATTCAGACCTCGGAATTGGAGAAGTTCACGCTTCCCGAAGAAATTTCATTGAAGTCGACATCTGTCCTTCCTGCCGATCTTCTCGAGCTGGATGTGAAGCTTATGTTCGGCGCTACGAAACTCTTCATTCCAGTTGTGTCTGCTGAGCATTCGAGACTTCTACCGATTCTTGGCGAAAATCCCGTGGCCGGTACGCTATATGTTAGCAGGGGTCTTTTCGACTTGATTGTCAATGGTTCTGTCAGGGGGTTGGATTACTCCTCAATGGAGGTTCTGCCTAATCTAGAAAGTCTCGCTGGTGTTCTGGTGGAGGACAGAATCAAATCTGAAGGTCTTCTGGTATCATACGATGATCGCAACCTTGCAGGAGAAATAAGGCGTTTCGCCTCCGAGGCCGGTCAGGTTGAAGTGGTCGACAGGAAGACTTTCGAGTTGAAGATCCGTGCCGAGACGCAGTTCATGGGGTTGATTTCCTCGATTATCATCTATCTTCAGTTCTTCGTCGTCATGATAATCGGTGTGGTTACCGTTACAAGGGTGATCTTGGCAAGACGGAGCGAGATATCAATCAGGAACATTTTGGGACAGAGCAGAGACGAGATCGGTCTTCTCTTTTTCGGCGAACTAGTATTAGTGCTTTCCATAGGCGCAGCAACTGGATATCTTCTGACAACGCTCTGCTGGCAGATCTTTAGATCTCTCTTTCTACAGGGATTGTATGTTTCATCGATCATAGTTCCGGAGACACTCTACAGAATCTCTTTAATGACCGTTATTGTTTTGCTTGTCGGAGTAATCACGGCAAGATGCATGATCTCGAAACAGGATCCAATATCAATTATAGAAAGATAG